A single genomic interval of Mycobacterium sp. DL592 harbors:
- a CDS encoding lipase family protein, giving the protein MMPALRRRTVPIVALTVALIAGCGPPPSAPPPLNSASSNAIRDLTPSFEGAVTLPPPEMGGNGPGSLVSVDRFDGNAELDEVDATAFRVVYRSTSEIGEPTQVSGLVAIPAGPPPKGGWPVVSFGHGTSGVLNRCAPTMYENLLGNAPMVAALVQNGFVVAMTDYEGLGVPGFTHPYLDSRVFGRNMIDAVRAARKIDPRTGLRWAAYGVSLGGMAAWAAADQAGSYGAGLTLVGTAALVPVADMTSLADAAASGSLTREQMPLLAFALQGMAWSHPDFALSDYVSGYTAKHWDELLDCTPADPSRYAGVVDGMQASDLRPATPQAAARLRELLRQMALPQHPATGPLLVQFGTVDPLVNDEWTKKAIGNACAQGDVVDFEERIGEGHADLDSSRSLPWVKARFDGQRPFNACAGQR; this is encoded by the coding sequence ATGATGCCCGCCTTACGCAGGCGCACGGTCCCCATCGTAGCGCTCACCGTAGCGCTGATCGCCGGCTGCGGACCGCCCCCGTCGGCACCGCCGCCGCTGAATAGCGCATCCAGCAACGCGATTCGTGACCTGACACCGTCGTTCGAGGGTGCGGTGACGCTCCCGCCGCCGGAGATGGGCGGTAACGGACCCGGCTCGCTGGTGTCGGTCGACCGGTTCGACGGCAACGCCGAACTCGACGAGGTGGACGCCACCGCGTTTCGGGTCGTGTACCGATCGACGTCGGAGATCGGCGAACCCACCCAGGTGTCGGGTCTGGTGGCGATACCGGCCGGACCGCCCCCCAAGGGCGGATGGCCGGTGGTGTCGTTCGGGCACGGGACCTCCGGTGTGCTGAACCGGTGCGCGCCGACGATGTACGAGAACCTGCTGGGCAACGCTCCGATGGTCGCGGCGCTGGTGCAGAACGGGTTCGTCGTCGCGATGACCGACTACGAGGGTCTCGGGGTCCCCGGCTTCACCCATCCCTACCTGGACTCGCGGGTCTTCGGGCGGAACATGATCGACGCGGTGCGGGCGGCCCGCAAGATCGATCCGCGGACGGGACTGCGGTGGGCCGCCTACGGTGTGTCGCTGGGCGGGATGGCGGCGTGGGCCGCCGCCGACCAGGCCGGCAGCTACGGCGCGGGACTGACCCTCGTCGGGACCGCCGCGCTGGTGCCGGTCGCCGATATGACCTCGCTGGCCGATGCGGCTGCCAGTGGCAGCCTCACCCGTGAGCAGATGCCCCTGCTGGCGTTCGCGCTGCAGGGCATGGCGTGGTCGCATCCGGATTTCGCGCTGTCCGACTACGTCTCGGGCTACACGGCGAAGCACTGGGACGAACTGCTCGACTGCACCCCGGCGGATCCGTCCCGCTACGCCGGTGTGGTCGACGGCATGCAGGCCTCGGATCTGCGCCCGGCCACCCCGCAAGCCGCCGCCCGGCTGCGTGAGCTGTTGCGGCAGATGGCTTTACCGCAGCATCCCGCGACTGGCCCGTTGTTGGTCCAATTCGGCACCGTGGACCCCCTCGTCAACGACGAGTGGACCAAGAAGGCCATCGGCAACGCCTGCGCCCAGGGCGACGTGGTGGACTTCGAAGAGCGGATCGGTGAAGGGCACGCCGACCTCGACAGCAGCCGGTCGCTGCCCTGGGTGAAAGCCCGCTTTGACGGTCAGCGGCCGTTCAATGCCTGTGCGGGGCAACGATGA
- a CDS encoding polysaccharide biosynthesis tyrosine autokinase, with protein MGIGDYLTIVRRYWWVVLVVTVSGGGIGYALAATSVPMYESTARLFVSTQGGTSVGEAYQNNLFSQERVVSYAGLATSEQVAARAANQLKSGIPAEELRSRISARPVDKTVLLDIAVKDRDPATAQMYANAVSDQLVEVISELETSRRGGSPAAGAVVVDDATYPQLPIGPTVLAQVLLGVAAGFAAGVVLTVLVGLLDTRLRRSAAVQTVTDSLLLTTLPADPGRSAVEVADVDAGGPYAERLAELCTNLQFARGAHGRRPHVLAVTGCDRGEGRTTVVIDLAAALTSSGYRVAVVDGDLGNPALATRLGLSADQQSAARRRGLSTVLAGHHDVSRALISDAGGHHFSLVPAGPVPKASSRLWPAGDAGEAIAALRDQFDYVLIDTPPLSSSTEGAFVAGASDGAIVLARLGRTRAPVLRRAVAMLQATHAEIIGTVATFEPGHRREITQHRRRGEQTAPTEPAEEPVDVPAEPAALSGVGDREP; from the coding sequence TTGGGTATTGGCGACTACCTCACAATCGTGCGCCGCTACTGGTGGGTCGTTCTGGTCGTCACCGTCTCAGGTGGTGGCATCGGCTATGCCCTTGCGGCGACCAGCGTTCCGATGTACGAGTCCACGGCCCGGTTGTTTGTGAGCACCCAGGGCGGGACCTCGGTCGGTGAGGCCTACCAGAACAACCTGTTCTCCCAGGAGCGGGTGGTGTCCTACGCCGGGCTGGCCACCAGCGAGCAGGTCGCGGCACGCGCGGCCAACCAGCTCAAGTCCGGAATCCCGGCCGAGGAGTTGCGATCCCGGATCTCGGCCCGGCCCGTCGACAAGACCGTGCTGCTCGACATCGCCGTGAAAGACCGCGATCCGGCCACCGCGCAGATGTATGCCAATGCCGTGTCGGACCAACTCGTCGAGGTCATCAGTGAGCTGGAGACCTCGCGCCGCGGTGGTAGCCCCGCGGCGGGCGCGGTGGTGGTCGACGACGCGACCTATCCGCAACTTCCGATCGGCCCGACGGTGCTGGCGCAGGTCCTGCTCGGGGTGGCTGCGGGGTTCGCGGCCGGAGTGGTGCTGACCGTCCTCGTGGGTCTGCTCGACACCAGGCTGCGGCGCAGCGCAGCGGTTCAGACCGTCACGGACTCCCTGCTGCTGACGACATTGCCTGCCGATCCCGGACGCAGCGCCGTCGAGGTGGCCGACGTCGACGCCGGCGGTCCGTATGCCGAGCGGCTGGCGGAGCTGTGCACCAATCTCCAGTTCGCCCGCGGTGCGCACGGCCGCCGACCGCACGTCCTCGCCGTCACCGGCTGCGATCGCGGGGAGGGCCGCACCACCGTGGTCATCGACCTCGCCGCCGCCCTGACCAGCAGCGGGTATCGGGTTGCCGTCGTCGACGGCGACCTGGGCAACCCCGCCCTGGCCACCCGGCTGGGACTGTCCGCAGACCAGCAGTCAGCGGCCCGCAGACGCGGGCTGAGCACTGTGCTCGCCGGTCACCACGATGTCAGCAGGGCGCTGATCTCCGACGCAGGAGGACACCACTTCAGCCTCGTCCCGGCAGGTCCGGTGCCCAAGGCGAGCAGCCGACTGTGGCCCGCCGGCGACGCGGGCGAGGCCATCGCCGCGCTGCGTGACCAGTTCGACTACGTGCTGATCGACACCCCGCCGCTGTCATCCAGCACCGAGGGCGCGTTCGTCGCCGGTGCCAGTGACGGTGCGATCGTGCTGGCTCGCCTGGGCCGGACCCGCGCGCCCGTGTTGCGGCGTGCCGTGGCGATGCTGCAGGCTACCCACGCCGAGATCATCGGCACTGTGGCCACATTCGAACCCGGTCACCGTCGGGAGATCACTCAGCACCGGCGCCGTGGTGAGCAGACCGCACCGACGGAGCCCGCCGAGGAACCTGTCGACGTGCCCGCCGAGCCGGCGGCATTGTCCGGAGTCGGCGACCGCGAACCATGA
- a CDS encoding O-antigen ligase family protein has translation MIACCLLSGAALIGGALPVAVLLGLSSAAVGTYIGLRHPLWLFWLLAVTLAALPFGYFPGVHAPLTFGFGTAVLLASLLHRSHTVTVSALEIAVLALVGVSAVSVAATFQSPTDLAEFGKWTVSTLLVVVLLRLSTTDLTRFGRIYAVASAVAALFAIVIVVGDPNGRLISYLSFVGYGRESNSTRFVYSEAGNTVRLAGTYIDPNTAGIGLVVALAVTLVVFTGWHRVALATLFVVAVALTLSRAAMFSILGGLVVLVLFHTLSSRQRRTIFAALAVAVLAAVATPQVRRRVFSSFGSGDAGSSARADALDNFATVMHGHWLSGLGWGRPEFKEPSKSFEVNYVANAPLLTVYRGGIVTGVIFLTVLLVAAAIAYRTLRSTDTSHAALAGIFIGFTLVALQLDFPVVTIPSVTMMFSVLLVFLARNDPAAHQRVPATRTLAVAAAH, from the coding sequence GTGATCGCCTGCTGTTTGCTGTCGGGCGCCGCACTGATAGGCGGGGCACTACCGGTGGCGGTCCTGCTCGGGCTCAGCAGCGCCGCTGTCGGCACCTACATCGGTCTGCGTCATCCGTTGTGGCTCTTCTGGTTACTGGCGGTGACGCTGGCGGCGCTACCGTTCGGCTACTTCCCGGGCGTGCACGCTCCGCTGACCTTCGGCTTCGGCACCGCGGTCCTGCTCGCGTCGTTGCTGCATCGCAGCCATACCGTCACGGTGTCCGCACTGGAGATCGCAGTGCTGGCGTTGGTCGGTGTGTCGGCGGTCTCGGTGGCGGCCACATTCCAGTCACCGACAGATCTCGCAGAGTTCGGCAAATGGACGGTCTCAACCTTGCTCGTGGTCGTCCTTTTGCGGTTGTCCACAACCGATCTGACGCGATTCGGCCGCATCTACGCGGTCGCCTCGGCGGTGGCGGCACTGTTCGCGATCGTCATCGTCGTCGGCGATCCGAACGGCCGCCTGATCAGCTATTTGTCCTTCGTGGGGTACGGACGGGAGTCCAACAGCACACGTTTCGTCTACAGCGAAGCCGGAAACACAGTCCGGCTGGCGGGCACCTATATCGACCCCAACACCGCCGGAATCGGCTTGGTGGTCGCATTGGCCGTCACACTCGTGGTTTTCACCGGCTGGCATCGTGTGGCGTTGGCCACTCTTTTCGTGGTGGCCGTGGCATTGACACTGAGTCGCGCCGCCATGTTCAGCATTCTCGGTGGCCTGGTGGTGCTCGTGTTGTTCCATACGCTGAGCTCGCGTCAACGGCGAACTATCTTCGCCGCCTTGGCTGTTGCTGTCCTGGCCGCGGTCGCCACCCCGCAGGTACGCCGGCGGGTGTTCTCCTCGTTCGGCAGCGGTGACGCCGGATCGTCAGCGCGCGCCGACGCACTGGACAACTTCGCGACCGTGATGCACGGGCACTGGCTGTCCGGGCTCGGTTGGGGCCGGCCGGAATTCAAGGAACCCAGCAAGAGCTTCGAAGTCAACTACGTTGCCAACGCCCCCCTGCTCACGGTGTATCGCGGCGGAATCGTCACCGGCGTGATATTTCTCACCGTTCTGCTGGTGGCAGCCGCCATCGCGTATCGGACACTGCGATCGACCGATACCTCGCACGCGGCGCTGGCCGGCATCTTCATTGGCTTCACGCTGGTTGCCCTGCAACTCGACTTCCCCGTCGTCACGATTCCGTCGGTGACGATGATGTTCTCGGTTCTGCTCGTCTTCCTGGCGAGAAACGATCCGGCCGCGCACCAACGAGTTCCGGCCACCCGCACGCTCGCCGTCGCGGCAGCGCACTGA
- a CDS encoding LGFP repeat-containing protein: protein MTKSRARRGNRLATVGTAVFIAAAIGTGIVLWPGTTSRHDAVAEAAVINPAPTTIGFSQPGEFMSMTAADIGHTLDLMVATGAKTLRTVIPWSVVEQTKGTLNWSLVDAVVNAAVARSMSILGIVAFTPDWARAAGTATMIGRPASVTDFAAFAKKAAARYNGKISAYEIWNEPNSSLFYSPGPDPTGYTALLKAAYPAIKSVSSSLQVVAGALGADVTSATATDPVTFLTQMYAAGAKNYFDALSFHPYQYSLSFSAGVDIANSPVQQLMDMRTTMVTNGDSAKKIWATEYGEPTAAVDENTQSSMINDVVTKWQELPYTGPVMIYTTRDKSTGSSDPEDTFGVFRSDWAPKIAQQVLQWQIANGIPKSPEYQRFSAVTDASYGAVLSPVYKATSTVWAQVRANATVFETAAAGYVSSPNPVALKARPLGVAPTGAFANGYQDFETGVRIFYSAATGAHVVGSGIASAWTSALGLATTDEVPMSGGGVRVDFQHGFITWTPSAGAVATRS from the coding sequence ATGACGAAGAGCAGAGCGCGGCGGGGCAACCGTCTGGCAACCGTGGGCACCGCGGTGTTCATCGCCGCGGCGATCGGGACCGGAATTGTGTTGTGGCCGGGCACAACTAGTCGCCATGACGCCGTGGCCGAGGCGGCCGTGATCAATCCGGCACCGACGACGATCGGCTTCTCCCAGCCGGGTGAGTTCATGTCGATGACCGCCGCCGATATCGGGCACACCCTCGACCTCATGGTGGCCACCGGTGCGAAGACGCTGCGGACGGTTATCCCGTGGTCGGTAGTCGAGCAGACCAAGGGAACGCTCAACTGGTCGCTGGTCGACGCCGTGGTCAATGCCGCTGTGGCACGGTCGATGTCGATTCTGGGTATCGTCGCGTTCACCCCCGATTGGGCCAGGGCGGCGGGTACGGCGACAATGATCGGCAGGCCGGCGTCGGTGACCGATTTCGCGGCATTCGCGAAGAAGGCGGCCGCGCGCTACAACGGTAAGATCTCGGCCTACGAGATCTGGAACGAACCGAACTCGTCGCTGTTCTACTCCCCCGGACCTGACCCGACCGGCTACACCGCGCTGCTCAAGGCGGCCTACCCCGCGATCAAGTCGGTGTCGTCGTCACTTCAGGTCGTCGCGGGCGCCTTGGGCGCAGACGTCACCTCCGCGACGGCAACCGACCCGGTGACGTTCCTGACCCAGATGTATGCCGCCGGCGCCAAGAACTACTTCGACGCGTTGTCATTTCATCCCTACCAGTACAGCCTGTCTTTCTCTGCAGGCGTGGACATCGCCAATTCGCCTGTGCAGCAATTGATGGACATGCGGACCACCATGGTCACCAACGGTGATTCCGCGAAGAAGATCTGGGCCACCGAGTACGGCGAGCCGACCGCCGCGGTGGACGAGAACACGCAGAGCTCGATGATCAACGACGTGGTGACCAAATGGCAGGAGCTGCCGTACACCGGTCCGGTCATGATCTACACCACGCGTGACAAGTCGACCGGGAGTTCGGATCCGGAGGACACGTTCGGGGTGTTCCGGTCGGACTGGGCACCCAAGATCGCCCAGCAGGTCCTGCAGTGGCAGATCGCGAACGGGATCCCGAAATCCCCGGAGTACCAACGGTTCAGTGCCGTCACGGACGCATCGTACGGCGCGGTCCTCAGTCCGGTGTACAAGGCCACGTCCACGGTGTGGGCCCAGGTTCGCGCCAATGCCACGGTATTCGAGACGGCCGCGGCGGGATACGTGTCCTCCCCCAACCCGGTCGCACTCAAGGCCCGCCCGCTCGGGGTTGCACCGACGGGCGCATTCGCCAACGGGTACCAGGATTTCGAGACCGGTGTGCGCATCTTCTACTCCGCGGCAACCGGGGCCCACGTCGTGGGCAGCGGGATCGCCTCGGCGTGGACATCGGCGCTCGGCTTGGCCACCACCGACGAGGTGCCGATGTCCGGCGGCGGGGTCCGGGTCGACTTCCAGCACGGCTTCATCACCTGGACACCTTCGGCAGGCGCGGTGGCGACCCGCTCGTAG
- a CDS encoding glycosyltransferase, whose protein sequence is MTKVTFLLSKDPEREYGGDLTLSRLVIDIAAQAWPVDAICLSAHRDGAAATAMPAGVPLVKVSKPPVRRVRLAANAIGSRRSLVHVRFDTPELVSAIEHSDAGVFFAEHSYMAESFLSSAHVGHRGLVVNTVNSESEVWRATRGRLGRWQAPRLLRDELRVARAADAVGTYDAEEADMYRGAGVPGARWVALTLPPAPRLNLADTGPRLAFIGTRDWPPNQEAFLEALRLWPQISEGIPGAELVIIGARKPGAVDPHYPTGVRDVGFVDDLPALLATCRALIAPVRTGGGVRVKVLDAASAGLPIVGTTAAVGSLKDHLRLPVFDRDQEFVQACRRYLLDRRSAESDGADLYEINAGHWQARRPHQAVAELVTLAATATSGSPPRLPKVSR, encoded by the coding sequence ATGACCAAGGTGACGTTCCTGCTGTCCAAGGATCCCGAACGCGAGTACGGCGGTGACCTCACGCTGTCGCGGCTGGTGATCGACATCGCGGCGCAGGCGTGGCCGGTCGACGCCATCTGTCTGTCGGCGCACCGGGATGGCGCCGCAGCCACGGCGATGCCCGCCGGCGTGCCGCTGGTCAAGGTGTCCAAGCCGCCGGTTCGTCGGGTCCGGTTGGCGGCCAATGCCATCGGTTCGCGCCGGAGTCTCGTGCATGTCCGGTTCGACACCCCTGAGCTCGTGTCGGCGATCGAGCACAGTGACGCCGGGGTGTTCTTCGCCGAACACAGCTATATGGCTGAGTCGTTCCTGTCCTCGGCCCACGTCGGGCATCGTGGCCTCGTCGTCAACACCGTCAACTCCGAGTCCGAGGTGTGGCGGGCCACGCGTGGCCGGCTCGGCCGGTGGCAGGCACCCCGGTTGCTGCGCGACGAACTACGGGTGGCGCGGGCCGCCGACGCGGTAGGCACCTATGACGCCGAGGAGGCGGACATGTACCGGGGTGCCGGCGTGCCCGGCGCGCGGTGGGTCGCGCTGACGCTGCCACCGGCGCCGCGGTTGAACCTCGCCGACACCGGGCCGCGGCTGGCGTTCATCGGCACCCGGGACTGGCCACCCAATCAGGAGGCCTTCCTCGAGGCGCTGCGGTTGTGGCCGCAGATCTCCGAGGGCATACCCGGCGCGGAACTGGTGATCATCGGCGCCCGCAAACCGGGCGCGGTCGATCCGCACTACCCAACCGGTGTGCGTGATGTCGGCTTCGTCGACGACCTGCCTGCACTGCTGGCGACCTGCCGCGCGCTGATCGCCCCGGTGCGAACAGGTGGCGGGGTCAGGGTGAAGGTCCTCGACGCGGCATCTGCCGGACTGCCCATCGTCGGGACGACCGCCGCGGTGGGATCGCTGAAAGACCATCTGCGCCTGCCGGTTTTCGACCGCGATCAGGAGTTCGTGCAGGCGTGCCGGCGCTACCTGCTCGACCGGCGCTCCGCCGAGTCCGACGGGGCGGACCTCTACGAGATCAATGCCGGGCACTGGCAGGCTCGCCGTCCGCACCAGGCGGTGGCGGAACTGGTGACCCTGGCGGCGACGGCTACGAGCGGGTCGCCACCGCGCCTGCCGAAGGTGTCCAGGTGA
- a CDS encoding lipopolysaccharide biosynthesis protein encodes MTGVSSPASAGRLGKTVLAAVWMYGGRGVGLLWTLAVISRLGIADYGLYAMGFALAAIVCAPLDNPFNVRALRESRERFLGERTTRVGVGLLLMAAGVAVVDVNYIAWFGLVVGGGELVFNAYKSQDLRDGHPDRVMRMDTLRQTTSIAIATGYLFAVDQPTLLVASLLYAAPYFAVAVLAVLVVRGHRPAVPGPPRLVAALVLEHLGNALYIQGDVLLLGFLTDSRIAGLYSVASVMAWAVAALGQSYVATYHEPLRESGGDLATGPAPKAIMKLSAVAGVLVLTVGVGLLLSPAPRELGVAMVLMAAFCAMRAANYVYTAVLYMQHRDLVRAWAAVGLVPVKLACVAALSPLGAVGAAIASVLTDAVLLGVYLKVLYRGGGR; translated from the coding sequence ATGACCGGGGTGTCGTCACCGGCCTCCGCCGGCCGGCTCGGCAAAACCGTCCTGGCGGCGGTGTGGATGTACGGCGGCCGCGGCGTCGGACTGCTCTGGACACTGGCGGTGATCAGCCGCCTCGGCATCGCCGACTACGGCTTGTACGCCATGGGTTTCGCGCTGGCGGCAATCGTCTGCGCCCCCCTGGACAATCCATTCAACGTCCGCGCGCTACGCGAGTCGAGGGAGCGGTTCCTGGGTGAACGCACCACCCGGGTGGGGGTGGGCCTGCTGCTGATGGCGGCGGGTGTCGCGGTCGTCGACGTGAACTACATCGCCTGGTTCGGACTGGTCGTCGGCGGCGGCGAGCTGGTGTTCAACGCCTACAAGAGCCAGGATCTGCGTGACGGGCATCCGGACCGCGTCATGCGGATGGACACCCTCCGCCAGACCACCAGCATCGCGATCGCCACCGGCTATCTGTTCGCCGTCGACCAGCCCACCCTGCTGGTGGCCAGCTTGCTCTACGCCGCACCGTACTTCGCGGTCGCGGTGCTGGCCGTGCTGGTGGTGCGCGGGCACCGGCCCGCGGTGCCCGGACCGCCGCGTCTGGTCGCGGCCCTGGTGCTCGAGCACCTCGGCAACGCGCTCTACATCCAGGGTGACGTGCTGCTGCTGGGGTTCCTGACCGACTCCCGCATCGCGGGCCTCTATTCGGTGGCGTCGGTGATGGCATGGGCGGTGGCGGCACTGGGCCAGTCGTATGTGGCCACCTACCACGAGCCGCTGCGCGAGTCGGGCGGCGATCTGGCGACCGGCCCCGCACCGAAGGCCATCATGAAACTGTCGGCGGTGGCGGGCGTGCTGGTGCTGACCGTCGGGGTGGGCCTGCTGCTGTCGCCGGCACCGCGGGAGCTGGGCGTCGCGATGGTGCTGATGGCGGCGTTCTGCGCTATGCGGGCCGCCAACTACGTCTACACCGCGGTGCTCTACATGCAACATCGCGACCTCGTGCGGGCCTGGGCCGCAGTGGGTTTGGTTCCGGTGAAGCTGGCGTGTGTCGCCGCCCTGAGTCCGCTGGGAGCGGTCGGCGCGGCGATCGCGTCGGTGCTGACAGACGCGGTCCTGCTGGGCGTGTATCTGAAGGTTCTGTATCGAGGGGGTGGTCGATGA
- a CDS encoding glycosyltransferase: MSRSLAEVRLIYIGPRAGAGGVGDYAQQFLDAVRGLFGSVVEYRHGGPGEDGVADLRRHRRAVSELIDSPHPGPTLVHAELSGGAVTPFWAIAGRRDVAVSATVHDPPRLIWWPWRTRFMAGHRLVNHGVHLPLQLVSHRIERSVAAGLQLFSLTDSGAQALAVAYPRARVARVPHIAPVRRAVKPVAQRPLAVGFFGLVYRGKGFELIGRIRESLRDDIAIRVAGRGTEELSPAPGIDILGGVEGDDEDAFFESVRAVVVPYGRRTFYGPAYPSSAVVTHALGYGTPVICSDHGALADLDERHGAVVLRVPGADPSVRQFCSAIDHLVDDGARLNTLAANAIAERERRSPQAVAEAYAEQWSALVRSR; this comes from the coding sequence TGTTCGGGTCGGTTGTCGAATACCGCCACGGCGGGCCCGGCGAGGATGGGGTGGCCGACCTGCGACGCCATCGCCGCGCCGTCAGCGAACTGATCGACTCGCCCCATCCCGGGCCGACGCTGGTCCACGCCGAACTCAGTGGCGGTGCGGTGACACCGTTTTGGGCGATCGCCGGCCGGCGCGACGTGGCGGTCAGCGCGACGGTCCACGATCCGCCCAGGCTCATCTGGTGGCCGTGGCGGACCCGGTTCATGGCCGGCCACCGGTTGGTCAACCATGGTGTGCACCTGCCGCTGCAGCTCGTCTCGCACCGCATCGAACGTTCCGTGGCCGCAGGCTTGCAGCTGTTCTCCCTGACCGACAGCGGCGCGCAGGCCCTGGCGGTCGCCTACCCACGTGCGCGGGTGGCTCGGGTCCCGCATATCGCACCGGTGCGCCGGGCGGTCAAACCCGTCGCGCAGCGGCCGCTGGCCGTGGGCTTCTTCGGATTGGTCTACCGCGGCAAGGGTTTCGAATTGATCGGCCGTATCAGGGAGTCGCTGCGCGACGACATCGCGATCCGGGTCGCGGGCCGCGGCACCGAAGAGCTGTCGCCGGCTCCCGGCATCGACATTCTCGGCGGGGTCGAGGGCGACGACGAAGACGCGTTCTTCGAGTCGGTGCGTGCCGTGGTCGTCCCGTACGGCCGGCGCACGTTCTACGGCCCGGCCTATCCGTCCTCTGCGGTGGTCACCCACGCGCTCGGCTACGGCACCCCGGTGATCTGCAGTGACCACGGGGCGCTGGCCGATCTCGACGAGCGGCACGGCGCGGTCGTGCTGCGCGTACCGGGTGCCGACCCGAGCGTGCGCCAGTTCTGCTCGGCCATCGACCATCTCGTCGACGACGGGGCGCGCCTGAACACCCTTGCCGCCAATGCCATCGCCGAACGGGAGCGGCGTTCCCCTCAGGCGGTGGCCGAGGCCTACGCCGAGCAGTGGTCGGCGCTGGTGCGGTCCCGATGA